In Silene latifolia isolate original U9 population chromosome 3, ASM4854445v1, whole genome shotgun sequence, a single window of DNA contains:
- the LOC141649639 gene encoding uncharacterized protein LOC141649639, translating to MARDKLTVNTDSKVSIKLLSRRPSCGRTYSFPTVSEVAALIEEDIGPHMEKRDIIVRRSCSGLQRISELHSLYTPPPLQYPLLIPSGEDGYRPGILYSVSSIGVSTSDQPREETTCREWFAYHLLERPPDVEFQTILLSGKAFHQFLVDCYMLVESHRLNFIRFNQDRLRADNYKNLSNVVGRGDLEPSSASTRFIVPASFPRVVYTIEFQNRGLPHAHIVLFLHREDKFPTVADVDKIISAEIHDLTTDLVLHSVVCEYMLHGPCGKAKPSSPCMVGDKCSKYFPKSCIKKQRLTLLLKYRAHINVEWCNQSRSIKYLFKYINKGSDRVTMQSSYTRRNEEDPGRFDEIKRFYDCRYLSACEAAWRIFGIDIHYRTPAIERLQYHLPD from the exons ATGGCTAGGGATAAACTGACTGTAAATACAGACAGTAAAGTTAGTATCAAACTTCTTTCAAGGAGACCAAGTTGTGGAAGAACTTACAGTTTTCCGACAGTTTCGGAGGTAGCGGCTTTAATTGAGGAAGATATTGGTCCACATATGGAGAAACGAGATATTATTGTTAGAAGGTCGTGCAGTGGTTTACAGCGGATATCTGAGTTGCACTCTTtatacacccccccccccctacaATATCCTTTGTTAATTCCATCCGGAGAAGATGGGTATAGACCCGGTATCCTATATAGTGTATCTTCTATTGGTGTTAGCACCAGTGACCAACCACGTGAAGAAACAACCTGTAGGGAGTGGTTTGCTTATCATCTTCTAGAGAGACCACCTGATGTTGAATTTCAAACGATCTTATTATCTGGTAAGGCATTCCACCAATTTTTAGTTGATTGTTATATGCTGGTCGAATCTCATAGGCTCAATTTCATTCGTTTTAACCAAGATCGACTTCGAGCTGATAATTATAAGAACCTCTCAAATGTTGTTGGAAGAGGAGACCTCGAGCCATCTTCGGCGAGTACTCGGTTTATCGTGCCTGCATCTTTCCCCAGAG TCGTCTATActattgaatttcaaaaccgtggACTCCCTCATGCCCATATAGTATTGTTCCTACATCGGGAGGACAAATTCCCTACAGTCGCAGATGTCGACAAAATTATTTCTGCGGAGATTCATGATCTGACTACAGATCTCGTGTTACATAGTGTTGTTTGCGAGTATATGCTTCATGGGCCGTGTGGTAAAGCAAAGCCCTCATCACCGTGTATGGTCGGAGACAAGTGCTCAAAATATTTCCCAAAGTCTTGCATCAAAAAACAACGGTTGACG TTGTTGTTGAAATATCGGGCTCATATCAATGTTGAATGGTGTAATCAATCTAGATCTATAAAGTACCTATTTAAGTACATTAACAAGGGCTCTGATCGAGTTACCATGCAGTCGTCTTACACACGTCGTAATGAGGAGGACCCTGGTCGATTTGATGAGATTAAGAGGTTTTACGATTGTCGATATCTCTCTGCATGTGAAGCCGCATGGAGAATATTTGGGATTGATATCCACTACAGAACTCCTGCTATTGAAAGGCTACAATACCATCTTCCAGACTAG
- the LOC141649640 gene encoding aspartic proteinase nepenthesin-1-like: protein MNCCYYSIAYKVAIHHPEHQMLKKFNHQIKEEEEYGKGRVNVIDSVYVISLEVGQQQVYLVFDIESYFIWVQHASCDPCLVERPPITRNDYNGSRNLQYLGCSMNTTNPLKSDCQYAKNTPGESCQNGVCSFQVGYKDGSGSSGKVGTDIFTPFTDKTMSQTMVFGIGFDNQCYPLYSCYQGVAGFGAGPLTLHSQLTSHPTRWGFCLPYNASMDGTLLVGDDAQIPGDYKRTRIYNSMYFYVTNLTDIFVEDMGKLTTHHATSMILIDTGATIIKLEDGILDNLVLWVRFIVNMDYNANPILSPYPGDLELCYDQPYRTEITLHLGEVFFTLSYPRDLWWEYPSYNAYCLSFRRTDEGNLNTLGNYHMRGHMVVMT from the coding sequence ATGAATTGTTGTTATTACAGCATAGCATACAAAGTGGCTATCCACCATCCTGAGCACCAAATGCTTAAGAAGTTTAACCATCAAATTAAGGAAGAGGAAGAATATGGTAAAGGAAGGGTTAATGTAATTGACAGTGTCTACGTTATAAGTCTTGAAGTGGGTCAGCAACAAGTTTACCTGGTCTTCGATATCGAGTCCTATTTTATCTGGGTTCAGCATGCATCTTGCGACCCCTGCCTCGTTGAGAGGCCTCCCATAACTAGAAATGATTACAATGGGTCAAGAAACCTACAGTATTTGGGTTGCAGCATGAACACCACCAACCCCCTAAAGTCTGACTGCCAGTATGCCAAAAACACACCAGGTGAAAGTTGTCAAAACGGTGTATGCAGCTTTCAAGTTGGTTACAAGGATGGTAGTGGTTCATCGGGGAAAGTGGGTACTGACATATTTACCCCATTCACCGACAAAACCATGTCTCAAACAATGGTGTTCGGAATTGGATTTGACAATCAATGCTACCCACTCTACTCGTGCTACCAAGGGGTGGCTGGGTTTGGGGCAGGCCCGCTCACTTTGCACTCACAACTCACTTCACATCCTACACGGTGGGGTTTTTGCCTGCCCTACAATGCGTCCATGGATGGCACGTTGTTGGTGGGGGATGATGCCCAAATTCCCGGAGATTATAAACGAACCCGTATCTACAACTCCATGTACTTCTACGTCACAAACTTGACTGATATTTTTGTGGAAGACATGGGTAAGTTGACGACTCATCATGCCACATCAATGATCCTCATTGATACCGGTGCAACAATCATAAAACTTGAAGACGGTATTTTAGACAACCTCGTACTGTGGGTCAGATTCATTGTGAATATGGATTACAATGCCAATCCAATCTTGTCACCATATCCAGGGGACTTGGAGCTTTGCTACGACCAACCATACCGTACAGAAATAACACTTCATCTTGGAGAAGTATTCTTCACTCTGTCTTATCCTAGAGACCTGTGGTGGGAATATCCCAGCTATAATGCCTACTGTTTGTCATTCAGAAGAACTGATGAAGGTAATCTAAATACCCTAGGCAACTACCATATGCGCGGCCATATGGTAGTTATGACTTGA